The Thermobifida halotolerans sequence TGCTCGCTCAGGTGCTCAAGCTGGGCATGGGGGTGGGCGTCGCCTACGGCATCTGGTCGGCGCTGGGCGTGACCCTGGTCGCGCTCATCGGCGCCCTCTTCCTGGGCGACACCCTCACCTGGGTGCAGGTCTGCGGCATCGTCCTGGTGATCGCGGGCGTGGCCGCCC is a genomic window containing:
- a CDS encoding DMT family transporter, which produces MQWLLLVGAILAEVTGTISLRFSEGFTRPLPSVVTLVGYGVAFYLLAQVLKLGMGVGVAYGIWSALGVTLVALIGALFLGDTLTWVQVCGIVLVIAGVAALELGAAH